In Notamacropus eugenii isolate mMacEug1 chromosome 1, mMacEug1.pri_v2, whole genome shotgun sequence, one genomic interval encodes:
- the LOC140519724 gene encoding olfactory receptor 1G1-like: MLLVNLSLADLCFTSTTVPRLLHALLTGDRTITHSACLTQLFFFLLAGNVDSYVLAARAWDRYVAICRPLHYATVVTLSRCLVLLGAVWVGTALHSLLHTVLTAHLSFCSNHALPHFYCDVYPLLQISCSDTSLNFLVALIEGGSTVLLPAVCIVISYAYIGTAVYKVRVTGGVRKALATCGSHLCVVGLFYGTLVGVYLQPPGQLDTRGRDQDLVATVMFSVVAPTLNPYIYSLQNREIKASLARLFMVNRN, from the coding sequence ATGCTTCTTGTCAACCTGTCCCTGGCAGACTTGTGCTTTACATCTACCACAGTGCCCCGACTTCTCCATGCCCTGCTGACAGGAGACAGGACTATCACCCATTCAGCCTGTCTGACCCAACTCTTCTTCTTTTTGTTGGCAGGCAATGTGGACAGCTATGTGTTAGCTGCCAGGGCATGGGATCGATATGTGGCCATATGCCGACCACTTCACTATGCTACTGTGGTAACCCTATCACGATGTTTGGTCCTCCTGGGGGCTGTCTGGGTGGGCACAGCCCTGCACTCTCTGCTTCACACAGTCCTCACTGCCCACTTGTCCTTCTGTAGCAACCATGCCCTTCCACACTTCTATTGTGATGTCTATCCTTTGCTACAGATTTCCTGTTCTGATACCTCCCTCAACTTCCTGGTTGCCCTAATTGAAGGAGGATCCACCGTCCTCTTACCTGCTGTCTGTATTGTCATTTCCTATGCCTATATTGGTACTGCTGTGTACAAGGTCCGAGTGACTGGGGGTGTACGCAAAGCACTTGCCACATGTGGGTCTCATCTGTGTGTGGTTGGGCTTTTCTATGGGACTCTGGTGGGTGTTTATTTGCAGCCTCCAGGCCAGCTGGACACCCGGGGAAGGGATCAAGATCTGGTGGCCACAGTCATGTTCTCTGTAGTGGCTCCAACACTAAACCCTTACATTTATAGCCTGCAGAATCGTGAAATCAAAGCATCATTGGCAAGGTTATTCATGGTGAATAGGAACTAG